A genomic segment from Triticum dicoccoides isolate Atlit2015 ecotype Zavitan chromosome 1A, WEW_v2.0, whole genome shotgun sequence encodes:
- the LOC119311436 gene encoding probable WRKY transcription factor 70, giving the protein MAALVTPAASVVSELVVRGRESAAVLEALLQGGSPQEHGGIRELAAEILLCCDRALAALHGRDGVHAVALASRKRRSSEPDGAASQTRPKRRMRASSGSTATRVEKRSTAEDGHIWRKYGQKEITHSKHPRLYFRCSYKHDIGCPATRQVQQSDDDLSLYVITYFGDHTCCHGDEAVAAAEEKDVKMQPFVINFGIGSATESSTSGSPWQNSDDGDGRSEIPRSSHAVCLPEGGEADELRLKVTKVETTSLGSQPASPAAAELSSSPDVSCASPAWDPLSSCWEWDQFVESSFDFVSRFIDFDDFALYQ; this is encoded by the exons atggcgGCACTCGTCACTCCAGCTGCTTCGGTGGTGTCCGAGCTGGTGGTGCGGGGCCGGGAGTCCGCCGCCGTCCTCGAGGCCCTGCTCCAGGGGGGCTCGCCGCAGGAGCACGGCGGGATCCGGGAGCTCGCCGCGGAGATCCTTCTCTGTTGCGACCGCGCCCTCGCCGCGCTCCACGGTCGCGACGGCGTCCATGCGGTCGCGCTCGCCAGCAGGAAGCGCAGGTCGTCGGAGCCCGACGGCGCAGCCTCTCAGACGAGGCCGAAAAGAAG GATGCGCGCGAGCAGCGGATCGACGGCGACGAGGGTCGAGAAGCGATCGACGGCGGAGGACGGGCACATATGGAGGAAGTACGGGCAGAAGGAGATCACGCACAGCAAGCACCCGAGGCTCTATTTCAGGTGCTCCTACAAGCACGACATCGGCTGCCCGGCGACGAGGCAGGTCCAGCAGTCGGACGACGACCTCTCCCTCTACGTCATCACCTACTTCGGCGACCACACCTGCTGCCACGGCGACGAAGCCGTCGCCGCCGCAGAGGAAAAGGACGTCAAGATGCAGCCGTTCGTCATCAACTTCGGGATCGGGTCGGCCACAGAGAGCAGCACCAGCGGCTCGCCTTGGCAAAACTCTGATGACGGTGATGGCCGGAGCGAGATCCCACGCTCGTCGCACGCCGTATGCTTGCCGGAGGGAGGAGAAGCAGATGAACTACGACTGAAGGTGACCAAAGTTGAGACAACTTCGTTAGGCTCGCAGCCAGCGAGCCCGGCGGCGGCAGAGCTGAGCTCGTCACCCGACGTTTCCTGTGCTTCCCCAGCATGGGATCCTTTATCCAGCTGCTGGGAGTGGGATCAATTCGTCGAGAGCTCATTCGATTTCGTTAGTAGATTCATCGATTTCGATGACTTTGCTTTGTACCAATAG